In Fluviispira sanaruensis, a genomic segment contains:
- a CDS encoding DUF455 family protein, whose product MELKEFAEIILFGTNIASDKLLEPKLLTDDISYQAIIAPKFPGRPNHLCFEKMKLKKKLPFPNIEQLKSEQQRGFVLHFFANHELLAMEIMALVLLKFPNAPKSFRMGIARTILEEQKHMSLYLNRMQELNVEFGEIPVNDFFWNCLSQMESPLDFVTHMSMTFEQANIDYSLFYKDLMLKINDFKTANILDIVYKEEIGHLKHGVTWFERLRDPQQSQWEAYVSSLKLPLSPARAKGTIYDREGRKLAGLSEDYINELSIFSSSKGRPPHIFYFNPACDAEVARGKIGFSPNKFVENLQHDCSSLMLYIATKDDIILTPEKPSVEFLQSLKDCGFDLPEWYENSLQCFKSDTIPQRYYGSLNPWGWSPESIHLFKNFKEKLIGNIPFQNNIFVNDFFAINTKPLYSKCLAAEISQKINAKFSDMQDILPAAVTLGRVVHTLEETQNAIADIFSLNEYSMCVLKAPFGSSGQNMRRIKSTKQDKSEINWIKRILREQGSLVVEPWFNKAIEFSYQFKIDGEQISLLGSTRFLTDLRGQYKATFVGRKSDDLDENLIKFIYNPVNEYKDILTFFKCVAEYVAEQLKNANYEGPAGIDAFIYSDKNSKYGFRFKVLSEINPRYTMGRVALEISKRIQSGAFAVWAHIRIEDILKKGFHSLEDFTTQIESKFPVIKKDSLKPLIKEGILFTNDPKSAKFVLTTLIVGKKVLQEFMSFSGLKILH is encoded by the coding sequence ATGGAATTAAAGGAATTTGCTGAGATAATATTATTTGGGACAAATATTGCGAGTGACAAACTTTTGGAACCAAAATTGCTTACAGATGATATTTCATATCAGGCAATAATTGCACCCAAATTTCCCGGCCGTCCCAATCATCTTTGTTTCGAAAAAATGAAACTCAAAAAAAAATTGCCATTTCCCAATATTGAACAGTTAAAATCCGAACAACAAAGAGGTTTTGTTCTGCATTTTTTTGCCAATCATGAATTGCTTGCCATGGAAATTATGGCTTTGGTTCTGTTAAAATTTCCCAATGCACCTAAAAGTTTTCGTATGGGAATTGCGCGAACCATTCTTGAAGAACAAAAGCATATGTCACTTTATTTAAACCGTATGCAAGAATTAAATGTTGAATTTGGCGAAATACCTGTCAATGATTTCTTTTGGAATTGTCTCTCACAAATGGAAAGTCCACTGGATTTCGTAACACATATGAGTATGACTTTTGAACAAGCAAATATTGATTATTCCTTATTTTACAAAGATCTTATGCTTAAAATAAATGATTTTAAAACTGCGAATATATTGGATATCGTTTATAAAGAAGAAATTGGTCACTTAAAACACGGAGTCACTTGGTTTGAGCGCTTGCGCGATCCGCAGCAAAGCCAATGGGAAGCTTATGTTTCCTCTTTAAAGTTACCATTGAGTCCTGCACGCGCTAAGGGAACAATTTATGATCGAGAAGGTAGAAAATTAGCAGGACTATCTGAAGACTATATTAACGAACTCTCTATTTTTTCTTCTTCAAAAGGCAGACCTCCCCACATATTCTATTTTAACCCTGCCTGTGATGCCGAAGTCGCACGAGGCAAAATTGGTTTTTCTCCAAATAAATTTGTCGAGAATCTTCAACATGACTGCTCTTCACTTATGTTATATATTGCAACAAAAGATGATATTATTCTCACTCCTGAAAAACCAAGTGTCGAGTTTTTACAATCCCTAAAAGATTGTGGCTTTGATCTCCCTGAATGGTATGAAAACAGTCTGCAGTGTTTCAAGAGTGATACAATTCCACAGCGTTATTATGGATCCCTCAATCCCTGGGGCTGGAGTCCTGAAAGTATCCATTTGTTTAAGAACTTTAAAGAAAAATTAATTGGCAATATTCCTTTTCAAAACAACATTTTTGTAAACGACTTTTTTGCAATTAATACGAAACCTCTCTATTCCAAATGCTTAGCTGCTGAAATTTCGCAAAAAATAAACGCAAAATTTTCAGATATGCAGGATATTCTCCCCGCTGCAGTTACTTTAGGAAGGGTTGTTCACACTCTAGAGGAAACTCAGAACGCCATTGCTGATATTTTTTCTTTAAATGAATACAGCATGTGTGTTTTAAAAGCACCTTTTGGTTCTTCGGGACAAAATATGCGCAGAATTAAATCGACTAAGCAGGATAAATCCGAAATCAATTGGATCAAAAGAATATTAAGGGAACAAGGTTCCCTAGTCGTCGAACCATGGTTTAACAAAGCTATCGAGTTTTCTTACCAGTTTAAAATAGATGGTGAACAAATTTCTCTATTAGGCTCGACTCGATTCCTGACAGATCTCAGAGGGCAATACAAAGCCACGTTTGTCGGGAGGAAATCAGACGATCTAGACGAAAACCTCATTAAATTTATTTATAATCCCGTCAATGAATATAAGGATATTTTGACCTTTTTTAAATGCGTTGCTGAGTATGTCGCAGAGCAATTGAAAAATGCAAATTATGAAGGCCCCGCTGGCATCGATGCTTTTATCTACAGCGATAAAAACTCAAAGTACGGTTTTAGATTTAAAGTCTTGTCCGAAATAAATCCTCGCTACACTATGGGCCGGGTTGCCTTAGAAATTTCAAAACGCATACAAAGTGGTGCATTTGCTGTTTGGGCACATATCAGGATCGAAGATATTCTTAAGAAAGGATTTCATTCTCTCGAAGATTTTACCACACAGATAGAATCTAAATTTCCTGTTATTAAAAAAGATAGCTTAAAACCTCTAATCAAAGAAGGTATTCTATTTACTAATGATCCCAAATCAGCAAAATTTGTCCTCACCACTCTTATTGTTGGCAAAAAAGTTCTGCAAGAGTTTATGAGTTTTTCTGGATTAAAAATTTTGCATTGA
- a CDS encoding flagellar basal body-associated FliL family protein: protein MADAEEKKGDAKKDDKAKDPNVKEEKKSRFALFAGIGGVLLVALGVGGFFVFKTISAKKQMALAAQGADGAAMADPNADPHADPKGKDDHGKKDDHGKSEEKKDDHGKKDDHGKPEEKKDDKGKKDEKKDDKGKKDDPKGAPPADPKAAAADPKAAPVDPKADPNKGTANFGDTFSIPRLDLNLGNSIENRFIRIAIAIEYRGGEIQGMELKKREAQIKDIIITAVTAKTRSDLISDNGKESLRREILNRVNEVSDRPVQNVFFTEFFVE, encoded by the coding sequence ATGGCAGATGCTGAAGAAAAAAAAGGGGATGCAAAAAAAGATGACAAAGCGAAAGATCCTAACGTAAAGGAAGAGAAAAAAAGTAGATTTGCCTTATTTGCAGGAATCGGTGGGGTTCTCTTAGTCGCACTCGGGGTGGGTGGCTTTTTTGTATTTAAAACGATCAGTGCAAAAAAACAGATGGCACTTGCTGCGCAAGGTGCAGATGGTGCAGCTATGGCGGATCCCAATGCGGATCCACATGCAGATCCTAAAGGAAAAGATGATCATGGAAAAAAAGATGATCATGGGAAATCTGAAGAAAAGAAGGATGATCATGGAAAAAAAGATGATCACGGAAAGCCAGAAGAAAAGAAAGATGACAAAGGAAAAAAAGATGAAAAGAAGGATGATAAAGGAAAAAAGGATGATCCGAAAGGAGCGCCTCCTGCGGATCCAAAAGCTGCGGCAGCGGACCCAAAAGCTGCGCCGGTCGATCCAAAAGCCGACCCAAATAAAGGAACAGCAAACTTTGGTGATACGTTCTCGATTCCGCGCTTGGATTTAAATTTAGGTAATTCAATTGAAAATCGTTTTATAAGAATTGCTATCGCCATTGAATATCGTGGTGGTGAAATCCAAGGGATGGAACTTAAAAAAAGAGAAGCACAAATAAAAGATATCATAATAACTGCAGTCACAGCTAAGACAAGATCGGATTTAATTTCAGATAACGGAAAAGAAAGTTTGCGTAGAGAAATTTTAAACAGAGTGAACGAAGTTTCGGATCGCCCTGTGCAAAATGTTTTCTTTACCGAATTCTTTGTGGAGTAA
- the fliM gene encoding flagellar motor switch protein FliM, with the protein MDQVLSQNEVDALLNAVSDGRVEGPDAGKQDASGIVHYDLANQDRIIRGRMPTLDIIHDRFIRLFRISLSAALRKVANIGVNSSGPIKFGEFMNSLPLPSCLNILRIEPLRGSAVMVIESKLLYALVDSLFGGNDVPYTKIEGKDFTQIEIKVARRIVMSAVDDLEKAWAPVFPIKISYSRTEINPQFVAIVPPSDVVISTAFDIELEKMSGSIKLVIPYSTLEPIKSKLSVGFQNEQLEVDHIWINRIKSQLMGTSVNLTVSLGNCWINLRDLMEIASGDVLILERDCDKALDVMVEGIHKFRGIPGIIRGNKAIKITELIGDN; encoded by the coding sequence ATGGATCAAGTATTAAGTCAAAACGAAGTTGACGCCTTATTAAATGCAGTTTCGGACGGACGGGTTGAAGGACCTGATGCGGGGAAGCAGGATGCATCGGGTATTGTGCATTATGATTTAGCAAATCAGGATAGAATTATCCGTGGGCGTATGCCTACACTGGATATTATCCACGATCGATTTATTCGTTTATTTCGTATTTCTTTATCTGCTGCACTCAGAAAAGTGGCGAATATTGGAGTGAATAGCTCTGGGCCGATTAAATTTGGTGAATTTATGAATTCACTTCCATTGCCGAGCTGTTTAAATATTTTGCGCATCGAACCTTTGCGTGGCTCTGCAGTGATGGTTATAGAAAGTAAACTGCTATATGCGCTCGTTGATAGCTTATTTGGTGGAAATGATGTTCCTTATACAAAGATTGAAGGTAAAGATTTTACTCAAATAGAAATCAAAGTCGCAAGACGAATTGTTATGTCTGCTGTAGATGATCTGGAAAAAGCTTGGGCACCTGTTTTTCCAATTAAAATATCTTACTCACGTACAGAAATTAATCCACAATTTGTTGCAATTGTTCCTCCAAGTGACGTGGTAATTTCAACTGCATTTGATATTGAACTTGAAAAAATGAGTGGTTCCATAAAACTCGTCATACCTTATTCAACACTCGAACCTATTAAATCAAAATTAAGTGTTGGATTTCAAAATGAGCAATTAGAAGTAGACCATATTTGGATCAATAGAATTAAATCTCAATTGATGGGAACGAGTGTTAACTTAACTGTTAGCTTAGGAAATTGCTGGATAAACTTAAGGGATCTTATGGAAATTGCCAGTGGAGATGTTCTAATTTTGGAAAGAGATTGCGATAAAGCGCTCGATGTTATGGTGGAAGGTATTCATAAATTCAGAGGCATTCCAGGAATTATAAGAGGAAATAAAGCAATTAAAATAACAGAATTAATCGGAGATAATTAA
- the fliN gene encoding flagellar motor switch protein FliN, with amino-acid sequence MADLNEGFRPEDFGLGDEGAEGEAPAAEAAPAEASSGGGGGGGNSSQASKDDESLKNLDISRMKMVLDVPLKVTVELGRTKLLVNDLLQLGQGSVIELDKMAGEPMEIYVNDKLVAMGEVVVVNEKFGVRLTDVMSGVGMDASSSGDSV; translated from the coding sequence ATGGCTGATCTAAATGAAGGCTTTCGACCTGAAGATTTTGGTTTAGGAGATGAAGGGGCAGAAGGAGAAGCACCTGCGGCGGAAGCTGCACCCGCCGAAGCAAGTTCGGGAGGCGGGGGTGGCGGAGGCAATTCCTCTCAGGCGAGTAAAGATGATGAGTCATTAAAAAATCTTGATATATCACGCATGAAAATGGTTCTTGATGTTCCACTTAAAGTCACAGTGGAGTTAGGCAGAACAAAACTTTTAGTAAATGATTTGCTGCAATTGGGTCAAGGTTCCGTTATTGAACTTGATAAAATGGCAGGTGAACCAATGGAAATATATGTCAATGATAAGCTTGTGGCAATGGGAGAAGTTGTTGTCGTTAATGAAAAATTCGGTGTGCGTCTCACAGACGTAATGAGCGGTGTTGGAATGGATGCATCTTCATCGGGTGATTCTGTTTGA
- a CDS encoding flagellar biosynthetic protein FliO, producing MKILFIFFNLILVGSNVFAQSSNEAIVPPIQFPEQKIEDTVQKSEQEKGFSNSEKLKEINLENQMQMILSNKIPENEAIKNLKTEIETKKSKTSEKIKTKESDYDFLKEDTPKNKSGSDLLKFFTLAICFTSIIAVCGYFLVKMKKRGAFAMTRPDKIMDVVSSLSISPKRQVLILRIRDQEIVVSNTEAGINFLTEISGNSGYQSKQIVEKKPNLISDKMTFSKSDRSFIEKPEPRKENVINNSDKVAEKKSDILLKALKSLNTNSLTQKLKNSEEKNGEENKPGNFPKYLASQFEAESKKDLKKKEEDGDSVENVTNLIREKLRSMKPLN from the coding sequence ATGAAAATTCTATTTATTTTCTTTAATTTAATTTTAGTTGGGAGCAATGTTTTTGCTCAATCTTCCAATGAAGCTATTGTACCACCCATTCAATTTCCAGAGCAAAAAATAGAAGACACTGTGCAGAAGTCTGAGCAGGAAAAAGGGTTCTCTAACTCTGAAAAACTAAAAGAAATAAATTTGGAGAATCAAATGCAAATGATTCTATCAAATAAAATCCCTGAAAATGAAGCCATAAAAAACTTAAAGACAGAAATAGAAACTAAGAAAAGCAAAACGAGTGAAAAGATAAAAACTAAAGAGAGTGATTATGACTTTTTAAAAGAAGATACTCCTAAAAACAAATCAGGTTCTGATTTATTGAAGTTTTTTACTTTAGCAATTTGCTTTACTTCTATTATAGCTGTTTGTGGGTATTTTCTTGTAAAGATGAAAAAAAGAGGGGCATTTGCAATGACTCGCCCCGATAAAATTATGGATGTTGTTTCGAGCTTATCCATATCGCCAAAAAGACAAGTTTTAATATTAAGGATTCGTGATCAAGAGATCGTAGTGTCCAACACAGAAGCTGGGATTAATTTTTTAACTGAAATTAGTGGGAATAGTGGATATCAAAGTAAACAGATTGTTGAAAAAAAACCAAATTTAATCAGTGATAAAATGACATTTTCTAAGTCTGACAGATCATTTATAGAAAAACCAGAGCCTAGAAAAGAAAACGTCATAAATAACTCCGACAAAGTAGCAGAAAAGAAATCGGACATTCTTCTAAAAGCATTAAAAAGTTTAAATACGAATTCCCTCACTCAGAAGTTAAAAAATAGTGAAGAAAAAAATGGAGAAGAAAATAAACCAGGAAACTTTCCTAAATATTTAGCGAGTCAATTTGAAGCAGAAAGCAAAAAGGATTTAAAAAAGAAAGAAGAAGATGGAGATAGTGTAGAAAACGTAACAAATTTAATTAGAGAAAAACTTCGCTCGATGAAACCGCTCAACTAA
- the fliP gene encoding flagellar type III secretion system pore protein FliP (The bacterial flagellar biogenesis protein FliP forms a type III secretion system (T3SS)-type pore required for flagellar assembly.), with the protein MRIILCIKILLLSFSLFFTQNNFAQNKSPEQKSEKTWQRDNANVQNKLDLSKSPMPIFSINIANGENQDDFIPAIKVVAILTLLTFGPAILLLMSSFTRILIVLSFLRQALGIPTMPPNQILIALSLFLTYFIMAPTITKIYDSAVVPYMQKDITTQQALDVGQKPLHDFMIAQVRKDDLKLFYQMSKLERPESRDDVPMRVLVPAFVISELKMAFQIGFLVYLPFIVIDMIVSSVLMAMGMMMLPPTVVSLPLKLILFVVVDGWNLLAGSLIKSFI; encoded by the coding sequence ATGAGAATTATTCTTTGTATTAAGATATTGCTCCTATCATTTTCTTTATTTTTTACACAAAATAATTTTGCGCAAAATAAAAGTCCTGAACAGAAATCTGAAAAAACTTGGCAAAGAGACAATGCTAATGTGCAAAATAAATTGGATCTCAGTAAAAGTCCAATGCCTATTTTTTCAATAAATATTGCCAATGGTGAAAACCAAGATGATTTTATTCCTGCAATAAAAGTAGTCGCAATCCTTACATTGCTTACTTTTGGGCCAGCTATATTACTCTTAATGAGTTCCTTTACGAGAATTCTTATAGTGCTTTCTTTTTTAAGACAAGCATTGGGAATTCCGACAATGCCACCCAATCAAATTCTAATCGCTCTCTCTCTCTTTCTTACTTATTTCATCATGGCACCGACAATTACAAAAATTTATGATTCTGCGGTTGTCCCTTATATGCAAAAGGATATCACCACTCAGCAAGCTCTCGATGTGGGTCAGAAACCTTTACATGACTTTATGATTGCTCAAGTAAGAAAAGACGATCTGAAATTATTCTATCAAATGAGTAAACTAGAGCGCCCAGAAAGTAGAGATGATGTGCCAATGCGTGTTCTTGTTCCTGCATTTGTCATCAGTGAATTAAAAATGGCTTTTCAAATTGGTTTCTTAGTTTATTTACCATTTATTGTGATTGATATGATTGTCAGCAGCGTTTTAATGGCAATGGGTATGATGATGTTACCTCCAACAGTTGTCAGTTTGCCTCTAAAATTAATATTATTTGTCGTCGTAGATGGTTGGAATTTATTAGCAGGATCATTGATTAAAAGCTTTATTTAG
- the fliQ gene encoding flagellar biosynthesis protein FliQ — translation MNNQQVIDIILSVLYITVEISLPLLGVALVVGLLVSVFQAATQINESTLSFLPKIAAMLVVLVLLSPWMLRKLNDYTHKIYDKIPELSRQNK, via the coding sequence ATGAATAATCAGCAGGTCATCGATATTATTCTTTCTGTTCTCTATATAACAGTAGAAATTTCGTTACCTCTATTGGGTGTCGCTCTTGTAGTTGGTTTACTCGTCAGCGTGTTTCAAGCGGCAACTCAAATAAACGAATCGACTTTAAGTTTTCTCCCTAAAATTGCTGCGATGTTGGTTGTACTCGTTTTATTGTCGCCTTGGATGTTGAGAAAATTAAATGACTACACTCACAAAATATATGACAAAATCCCAGAATTATCAAGGCAAAATAAGTGA
- a CDS encoding flagellar biosynthetic protein FliR, translating into MDILSVIQFKPETWPMPIMAFLRITTIFFFLPIFGDQVVPTRLRILLGLAFTFFLYPLVSDKMYHTDKLLQWSAVTLAMATLHEVFFGFAVGFAAKLVIYAVSVASHTVGINMGFQVASMFSPGLNDHESSFSVMKNWFVIILILTLNIHHIFIEGIVKSFLTVPIAGIPDKVALTRVAVSVIQEAFELGIRLAAPLLAVQILINISLGLLNRALPSLNVFIVSFPLSFLISMIILFISITSFMSLLGNYGMEKEVAWFESMRRVFVPVNSP; encoded by the coding sequence ATGGATATATTATCGGTCATACAATTTAAACCCGAAACTTGGCCCATGCCGATAATGGCCTTTTTGCGAATTACGACAATCTTTTTTTTCTTACCTATTTTTGGTGATCAAGTTGTCCCGACTAGACTCAGAATATTATTAGGCTTAGCATTTACATTTTTTTTATATCCATTAGTTTCAGATAAAATGTATCATACAGATAAGTTATTACAATGGAGCGCTGTAACCTTAGCTATGGCGACTTTGCATGAAGTATTTTTTGGTTTTGCTGTAGGTTTTGCTGCTAAACTCGTTATTTATGCTGTTTCAGTAGCATCGCATACAGTTGGAATAAATATGGGTTTTCAAGTCGCATCCATGTTTAGCCCAGGATTAAATGACCACGAATCTTCATTTTCAGTTATGAAAAATTGGTTTGTCATTATTTTAATATTAACTTTAAATATTCATCATATTTTTATTGAAGGCATTGTTAAATCATTTCTAACGGTGCCAATAGCCGGAATTCCCGATAAAGTTGCTTTAACTAGAGTTGCAGTTTCTGTTATTCAAGAAGCATTTGAATTGGGAATACGCCTCGCGGCCCCACTTCTAGCCGTGCAAATTTTAATTAATATTTCTTTGGGTCTACTCAATCGAGCTTTGCCATCTTTAAATGTATTTATTGTTAGCTTTCCATTAAGCTTTCTCATTTCTATGATTATTTTATTTATAAGTATTACATCTTTTATGAGCTTGCTTGGAAATTATGGAATGGAAAAAGAAGTGGCTTGGTTTGAATCGATGCGGCGGGTATTTGTGCCTGTGAATTCACCTTGA
- a CDS encoding EscU/YscU/HrcU family type III secretion system export apparatus switch protein, which produces MEQREEKGQEDKTEEATEEKRNQFREEGNIANPREIVACVTLILFTSYFYFSSQNLILAFQECFRRAWFGFPGYYVDYSSLLKVIFYAISPILPHFIFIVLACSVFPTFIGLAVTRFNWSWKKLNFNIGKLDPISGFARMFSVNSFVEMIKVVTKCLIFSILIFIVLKSEIFSASENYFYNNLDYMKNIGNSISKLMLVMCAAGVVIGGGDFSYNFWKINRDMKMTKQELKEEVKKHEGDPLLKSQRKRMARDFVMRKSLREVPKASFVVTNPEHFSVAIRYKKGMTAPVIIAKGQDLIAFKIREIAKQHDIMIVENKPLARTLYKTVKVGQEIPPVLYQSVIEVIKYIHKIRGRKYFERFEA; this is translated from the coding sequence ATGGAACAACGAGAAGAAAAAGGACAAGAAGATAAAACTGAAGAAGCGACCGAAGAAAAGCGGAATCAATTTCGTGAGGAAGGAAATATTGCCAACCCACGGGAAATTGTCGCTTGCGTCACTCTTATATTATTTACATCTTATTTCTATTTTTCTTCTCAAAATCTCATTCTTGCATTTCAAGAATGCTTTCGGCGTGCATGGTTTGGTTTCCCCGGCTATTATGTTGATTACTCAAGTCTCTTAAAAGTTATTTTTTATGCAATATCACCCATATTACCACATTTTATTTTTATTGTTTTGGCATGTTCTGTTTTTCCAACATTTATAGGTTTAGCTGTCACTCGTTTCAATTGGTCATGGAAAAAATTGAATTTTAATATTGGAAAATTAGATCCAATCTCAGGTTTTGCCAGAATGTTCAGTGTGAATTCATTTGTGGAAATGATCAAAGTTGTAACGAAATGTTTAATCTTTAGTATTCTCATTTTTATAGTATTGAAAAGTGAAATTTTTTCAGCAAGTGAAAACTATTTTTACAATAATTTAGATTATATGAAAAATATTGGGAATTCAATATCAAAATTAATGCTTGTTATGTGCGCTGCAGGTGTAGTCATTGGGGGTGGAGATTTTTCTTATAATTTCTGGAAAATTAATAGAGATATGAAGATGACTAAGCAAGAATTAAAAGAAGAAGTAAAAAAGCATGAAGGGGATCCTCTATTAAAATCCCAAAGAAAAAGAATGGCGCGTGATTTTGTGATGCGGAAAAGTTTGAGAGAAGTGCCTAAAGCAAGTTTTGTTGTGACGAATCCAGAACACTTTTCTGTAGCTATTCGCTATAAAAAAGGAATGACAGCACCTGTTATCATTGCAAAAGGACAGGATCTCATTGCTTTTAAAATTAGAGAAATTGCGAAGCAACACGACATTATGATTGTTGAAAATAAACCACTGGCAAGAACACTTTATAAAACTGTAAAAGTTGGGCAAGAAATACCGCCCGTTTTATATCAAAGTGTTATCGAAGTGATCAAATATATACATAAAATTAGAGGTAGAAAATACTTTGAAAGATTTGAGGCATAA
- the flhA gene encoding flagellar biosynthesis protein FlhA — translation MAKSSTQVATNSPTSSLTAQAMTKNPDLIMAVVVVGTVLMMIFPLPVFFLDFLLAISISVALIILLVSIYITKPLEFGVFPTLLLISTLFRLSLNVATTRNILLHGADGEVANLVVGFGKVVVGGNFVVGFVIFIILMVINFIVITKGAGRVAEVAARFTLDAMPGKQMAIDAELNAGHINADEAKKRRKSVEKEADFYGAMDGASKFVRGDAIAGIIITVVNIIVGFSIGVLMHDLTPQDSAARFTLFAVGDGLISAIPALMISTAAGIIVTRATSEGNLGSEVLNQIRIHPKAFYIAAGLIFCLALIPGFPKLSFFILGSILVIFGRMSHNWIDNKKKTEESMKDADERKKDEKDVNNLDSIMKIDMLAIEVGHGLVPLIDPAQDGEVVDRIQGIRKQFAQEMGIIIPQVQLRDNLQLDPGSYQILLKSNKISQGNLMVDYFLAMDPGGVDLPISGETTKDPVYGLPAIWVHKRDKDEAVFRGYTVVNCSTVIATHVTKVLKEHAAELITRQDMQYLIDKLKESNPKVVDEVLQSDRLSLGEIVKVVQNLLREDVSVRDILTLFECLADHCRIIKNPDVLSEQCRKSFGRNIVQKLLNEKEEVLVVTFDRLIEDILSGGLVTTENGTSYINLDAKNAQEILQKLMKSIAAFEREGSQPVLLISAKMRQAFQRLVSRYIPHLVVLSYDEIPGDVNIKNLEMII, via the coding sequence ATGGCAAAAAGTTCGACGCAAGTTGCTACTAATTCCCCGACAAGTTCATTGACTGCGCAAGCAATGACAAAAAATCCAGATCTTATTATGGCTGTTGTTGTGGTTGGCACAGTCCTCATGATGATTTTTCCCTTGCCAGTATTTTTTCTCGACTTTTTATTGGCAATAAGTATATCTGTTGCATTAATTATATTACTGGTAAGTATTTATATAACAAAGCCACTTGAGTTCGGTGTTTTTCCAACTTTATTATTAATTTCGACTTTATTTCGACTTTCTTTGAACGTTGCAACGACTCGAAACATTCTTTTGCATGGTGCTGATGGAGAAGTCGCAAACTTAGTTGTAGGTTTCGGTAAGGTCGTTGTCGGTGGTAATTTTGTCGTTGGTTTTGTTATCTTTATAATTTTAATGGTGATCAATTTTATCGTGATCACCAAAGGTGCTGGGCGCGTTGCTGAAGTTGCTGCTCGATTTACCTTGGATGCCATGCCAGGAAAGCAAATGGCGATCGATGCGGAATTAAACGCGGGGCATATCAATGCTGACGAAGCAAAAAAAAGGAGAAAGTCAGTTGAAAAAGAAGCCGATTTCTATGGTGCAATGGATGGTGCGAGTAAATTCGTTCGCGGTGATGCCATTGCAGGAATTATTATTACAGTTGTAAATATAATTGTAGGTTTTTCCATTGGCGTTTTAATGCATGATTTAACACCTCAAGACTCTGCCGCTCGTTTTACTCTGTTTGCTGTGGGTGATGGATTAATCAGTGCCATTCCCGCACTTATGATTTCCACTGCAGCTGGTATTATCGTGACAAGAGCGACGAGCGAAGGAAATTTAGGGAGTGAAGTCTTAAATCAAATAAGAATTCACCCTAAAGCATTTTATATTGCTGCTGGATTGATTTTCTGTTTAGCATTAATACCAGGGTTTCCAAAATTATCTTTTTTTATCTTGGGATCAATTCTCGTCATCTTTGGAAGAATGTCGCATAATTGGATTGATAATAAAAAGAAAACAGAAGAAAGTATGAAAGATGCAGATGAGCGGAAAAAAGATGAAAAAGACGTAAATAACCTAGATAGTATCATGAAAATTGACATGCTTGCCATAGAGGTTGGGCATGGTCTTGTTCCTTTAATTGACCCTGCGCAAGATGGAGAGGTTGTTGATAGAATACAAGGTATTCGTAAACAATTTGCTCAAGAAATGGGAATAATCATTCCACAAGTTCAATTGCGTGACAATCTTCAGCTCGATCCTGGATCTTATCAAATTCTTTTGAAATCCAATAAAATATCTCAAGGAAATTTAATGGTCGATTATTTTCTTGCGATGGATCCTGGTGGTGTTGATTTACCTATCAGTGGCGAAACCACGAAAGATCCTGTCTATGGATTGCCTGCAATATGGGTGCACAAACGCGATAAAGATGAGGCTGTCTTTAGAGGATACACAGTTGTGAATTGCTCCACAGTTATAGCGACGCATGTAACAAAAGTTTTAAAGGAACATGCGGCAGAACTTATCACGCGGCAAGATATGCAATATTTAATCGATAAATTAAAAGAATCAAATCCAAAAGTGGTCGATGAAGTGCTTCAATCAGATAGACTTTCATTAGGAGAAATTGTGAAAGTCGTGCAAAACCTGCTTCGTGAAGATGTGTCAGTGCGAGACATTCTTACCCTATTTGAGTGCTTAGCGGATCATTGTAGAATTATTAAAAATCCCGATGTTCTTTCTGAGCAATGTCGCAAAAGTTTTGGCAGAAATATTGTGCAAAAACTTTTGAATGAAAAGGAAGAAGTTTTGGTTGTTACCTTTGATCGCTTGATTGAAGATATTTTATCTGGAGGACTTGTGACTACCGAAAATGGGACTTCCTATATAAATTTAGATGCTAAGAATGCACAAGAAATATTGCAAAAATTAATGAAAAGCATTGCTGCTTTTGAGCGCGAAGGATCGCAACCTGTTCTTCTCATAAGTGCCAAAATGCGCCAGGCATTTCAGCGCTTAGTTTCACGCTATATTCCTCATTTAGTTGTTCTATCATACGATGAAATTCCTGGGGATGTTAATATTAAAAATTTAGAAATGATTATTTAA